In bacterium, a single window of DNA contains:
- a CDS encoding DUF4071 domain-containing protein has translation MSSLKKWLEHAPKPPELEEGQQWHVFLSYRSVNRAWVLQLYDVLRSLEYEVFLDQYVLSADQNLIAALEENLEHSASGVLIWSTDAADSDWCKKEYRTFEARESSGDGFRYVVAKLDRADLPVFASQKIWIDFSDLMGGPQGAGLLRLLYGLHGEPLPAAAVRLAAEVDQEARRSEARIKAAVAAGSRDRLLELADSGGLAWETTAALGCGIVEGLVKLGAYEQALKSLEVLKARFPKSLRVQQLKGLALARSGNWQQAQLELEELRELGEQDPETLGILARTWMDSYKKSSDQNHLRRSRDLYAQAFENAPNDYYTGINAAAKSVFLDELDAGNDYAEKVERIVGTEKKDGDYWMTATVAEAQLIKGNYQAAGRLYRDAVSMAAQEMGSHASTWGQARLLLEHLGPSDDEYSLVAQAFGHLGEAGT, from the coding sequence ATGAGTTCCTTGAAAAAGTGGTTAGAACACGCACCCAAGCCGCCAGAGCTCGAAGAGGGCCAGCAGTGGCATGTGTTCCTGAGTTATCGATCGGTCAATCGCGCCTGGGTGCTGCAGCTCTACGATGTGCTGCGGAGCCTCGAGTACGAGGTCTTTCTGGACCAGTACGTTCTTTCGGCGGATCAGAACCTGATCGCAGCACTCGAAGAGAATCTCGAGCATAGCGCTTCGGGCGTTTTGATCTGGTCAACGGACGCCGCCGACTCGGATTGGTGCAAGAAGGAGTATCGGACCTTCGAGGCCCGGGAGAGCAGCGGTGACGGCTTTCGCTATGTAGTTGCCAAACTCGACCGCGCTGACCTGCCGGTGTTCGCGAGTCAGAAGATCTGGATCGACTTCTCCGATCTGATGGGCGGGCCACAGGGAGCGGGGCTCCTACGCCTTCTCTACGGCCTGCACGGTGAGCCTTTGCCGGCAGCTGCCGTCAGGCTCGCCGCTGAGGTGGACCAGGAAGCTCGGCGCTCGGAGGCGAGAATCAAGGCTGCGGTGGCTGCGGGCTCTCGCGATCGTCTTCTGGAGTTGGCGGACTCCGGTGGGTTGGCCTGGGAAACGACGGCCGCGCTGGGCTGCGGAATAGTAGAAGGTCTGGTCAAGCTCGGCGCCTATGAGCAGGCACTCAAGAGCCTGGAGGTCTTGAAGGCGCGCTTTCCCAAGAGCCTGCGCGTTCAGCAACTGAAGGGCTTGGCACTTGCCCGCTCCGGGAACTGGCAACAAGCGCAGCTCGAGCTCGAGGAGCTCCGCGAGCTGGGAGAGCAGGATCCCGAGACTCTCGGCATTCTGGCGCGGACCTGGATGGACAGCTACAAGAAGAGCTCGGACCAGAACCACCTGCGCCGCTCCCGGGACCTCTACGCACAGGCCTTCGAGAATGCTCCGAATGACTACTACACCGGCATCAACGCCGCCGCGAAGAGTGTGTTTCTGGATGAGCTCGATGCCGGGAACGACTATGCGGAGAAGGTCGAGCGAATTGTAGGTACGGAAAAGAAGGACGGCGACTATTGGATGACCGCGACTGTAGCGGAGGCCCAGCTCATCAAGGGTAACTACCAGGCAGCTGGACGCCTCTACCGCGACGCCGTGAGCATGGCCGCGCAAGAGATGGGTTCGCATGCGAGCACATGGGGTCAGGCGAGGCTGCTTCTCGAGCACCTCGGACCCTCGGATGACGAGTATTCGCTGGTGGCTCAAGCCTTCGGTCACTTGGGTGAGGCAGGCACTTGA
- a CDS encoding patatin, which yields MPRRSRDEHLFGEGPKRILALDGGGIRGMLTLSYLKLLEEQLRERHQNADLLLSDYYDLIGGTSTGAIIAAGLAKGYAVETLQDLYRDFGRDIFRKKWWRKGLVFAKFRAGPLRRYLDEHFDFELGDSRLTTGLMIMTKRWDTGSPWVIHNNPRGKYFSSGSSSREPNSKYNLAQVVRASTAAPTFFRPEKLRIARGVEGRFVDGGVTPHNNPALQLLLMATLEGFRLNWELGADRILLTSVGTGMDNPNLNPSTIKTKLALYDGITSLSALRADCDWLDQTLLQWLSESRTPWKIDSEVGDLSADLLTGQPLVTYQRYNVWFDRKWLKEDLGIDITEAEERSLPDMANPRNLAPLEEIGNKAAAQQIEPQDFPRGFDLPERQRP from the coding sequence ATGCCGAGGCGATCTCGTGACGAGCATCTCTTTGGAGAGGGTCCCAAACGGATCCTCGCCCTGGATGGTGGTGGCATTCGTGGAATGCTGACACTTTCGTATCTGAAGCTCCTGGAAGAGCAGCTTCGCGAGCGTCACCAAAACGCGGACCTCCTGCTGAGCGACTACTACGATCTCATCGGCGGGACCTCGACCGGCGCGATCATCGCAGCCGGTCTCGCGAAGGGCTATGCGGTGGAAACACTCCAGGATCTTTACCGGGATTTCGGTAGAGACATCTTTCGGAAGAAATGGTGGCGCAAGGGCCTGGTCTTCGCCAAGTTCAGAGCCGGACCCCTACGGCGTTACCTGGATGAGCATTTCGACTTCGAGCTCGGTGATTCGAGGCTGACGACCGGCCTGATGATCATGACCAAACGCTGGGATACGGGTAGTCCCTGGGTGATCCACAATAACCCGAGAGGCAAGTACTTCAGCTCGGGCTCCTCCTCGCGCGAGCCCAACTCCAAGTACAACCTCGCTCAGGTGGTCAGGGCCAGCACCGCTGCGCCGACGTTCTTCCGTCCGGAGAAGCTGCGAATTGCTCGCGGCGTGGAGGGGAGGTTCGTAGACGGCGGGGTCACTCCACACAATAACCCCGCACTCCAGCTGTTGTTGATGGCAACGCTAGAGGGGTTCCGTTTGAATTGGGAGCTGGGCGCCGACAGGATCCTGCTGACGTCAGTGGGGACCGGGATGGACAACCCGAACTTGAACCCATCGACGATCAAGACCAAGCTCGCCCTCTATGATGGCATTACGTCGCTTTCGGCTCTTCGGGCGGATTGCGATTGGCTGGACCAGACTCTGCTGCAGTGGTTGTCCGAGAGCCGGACCCCCTGGAAGATTGACTCCGAGGTAGGCGACCTGTCCGCGGACCTCTTGACCGGGCAACCGCTGGTGACTTACCAGCGCTACAACGTCTGGTTCGATCGGAAGTGGCTCAAAGAGGATCTGGGAATAGACATCACCGAAGCCGAGGAGCGCAGCCTTCCGGACATGGCCAATCCCAGGAATCTCGCACCGCTAGAGGAGATCGGCAATAAGGCGGCGGCCCAGCAGATCGAACCGCAGGACTTTCCTCGCGGCTTCGACCTTCCTGAGAGGCAACGGCCATGA
- a CDS encoding tetratricopeptide repeat protein: MTGERHEHEQENQLDQISARFQREQAQARKQTLWLTMAPIVVGLLVVGSAWVGVSGARNEQKRVVAKLEKAEVELREVGRRREGMLADIQGLQEMRAGLEKEIADQQALFEHFEKKLSAEERQEAQFVAQGLDAVRQEDYPQAIDTLKRALALDPDNSAALNNAGYAYYKNGQFEEAVETLRQATRIDPEFAEAFFNLGFAYWKIDQRDRAVEAFERAFKLDPGYEERARAEPDYKPIWSYQIRRSRETSTRGGEEADLIAQAQQAARDRNYPEAILAYGKALSINPESPELMGRLGNAYYLDGQHKMAAEILMRSVDKHPDYAEGHYYLGLTLWELGDRDRAMDEFKTAFEIEPAWESRARRDPRYQRIFRSRAK, encoded by the coding sequence ATGACGGGCGAGCGCCACGAGCACGAGCAAGAAAACCAGCTCGACCAGATCTCGGCTCGCTTTCAGCGCGAGCAGGCGCAAGCGCGAAAGCAGACATTGTGGCTGACCATGGCGCCCATCGTCGTCGGGCTACTGGTCGTAGGCAGCGCCTGGGTGGGTGTGTCCGGAGCTCGGAACGAGCAGAAGAGAGTCGTGGCCAAGCTCGAGAAAGCCGAAGTCGAGCTGCGCGAGGTCGGCAGGCGCCGGGAGGGGATGCTCGCCGACATCCAGGGCCTGCAAGAGATGCGTGCCGGGCTCGAGAAAGAGATCGCCGATCAACAAGCGCTCTTCGAGCATTTCGAGAAGAAGCTCTCCGCCGAAGAAAGGCAGGAAGCTCAGTTCGTAGCCCAGGGGCTCGACGCCGTCAGGCAGGAAGACTACCCGCAGGCCATCGACACCCTCAAAAGGGCGCTCGCGCTCGACCCCGACAACTCGGCGGCCCTCAACAACGCGGGCTACGCTTACTACAAGAACGGCCAGTTCGAAGAGGCCGTGGAAACGCTGCGCCAGGCGACCCGGATCGATCCGGAGTTCGCCGAGGCGTTTTTCAACCTGGGCTTCGCCTACTGGAAGATCGATCAGCGAGACCGCGCGGTCGAGGCCTTCGAGCGGGCGTTCAAGCTGGACCCGGGCTACGAGGAGCGGGCGCGCGCCGAGCCGGACTACAAGCCGATCTGGAGCTACCAGATTCGCAGGTCGCGAGAGACCAGCACCCGAGGCGGCGAGGAAGCGGACCTGATTGCGCAAGCGCAGCAAGCCGCTCGGGACCGCAACTATCCGGAGGCGATCCTGGCCTATGGAAAGGCGCTTTCGATCAACCCGGAGAGCCCCGAGCTCATGGGCCGGCTGGGCAACGCCTACTATCTCGACGGCCAGCACAAAATGGCGGCGGAGATTCTCATGCGTTCGGTGGACAAGCATCCCGACTACGCCGAGGGGCACTACTACCTGGGCCTCACTCTCTGGGAGCTCGGTGACCGCGATCGCGCCATGGACGAGTTCAAGACCGCCTTCGAGATCGAGCCCGCCTGGGAAAGCCGCGCGCGGCGCGATCCCCGCTACCAGCGCATCTTTCGGTCACGGGCCAAGTAG
- a CDS encoding DUF4062 domain-containing protein, with amino-acid sequence MAKIYLSSTYEDLAEHRQAVYRVLRQMGHDVISMEDYTATGRQPTEKCLADVRECGIYVGIFAWRYGYVPPEETRAITELEYREALDAGKETLIFLLNDDAPWSPTLIDRDRTAIEALRGELQTSHIVQFFSTAEELAAAVSVSVANVAAEDSAGESDEAPDPSTQRFYLKCLSKMTGELDSQIKIYRTACVVLIGIAVAVGIAGVAMKLLFVGLGGLLVGTATVFPTNTMLHTRRKKALLDGYEEGLRQEPPASDVVRAVKAFLERQLRGESFA; translated from the coding sequence ATGGCCAAGATCTACCTCTCATCGACCTACGAGGACCTTGCCGAGCACCGGCAGGCGGTCTACCGGGTCCTCAGGCAGATGGGGCATGACGTGATCTCGATGGAGGACTACACCGCGACCGGCAGGCAGCCAACGGAGAAGTGCCTGGCTGATGTTCGCGAGTGCGGCATCTACGTTGGCATTTTTGCCTGGCGCTACGGCTACGTACCGCCGGAAGAGACAAGGGCCATTACCGAGCTCGAGTATCGCGAGGCCCTCGATGCCGGCAAGGAGACGTTGATCTTCCTTCTGAACGACGACGCGCCGTGGTCGCCCACTCTTATCGACCGCGATAGGACCGCCATCGAGGCGCTGCGCGGCGAGCTTCAGACGAGTCACATCGTCCAGTTTTTCTCGACGGCGGAGGAGTTGGCGGCCGCCGTCAGCGTGTCGGTCGCCAACGTCGCGGCTGAGGACTCGGCCGGCGAGTCCGACGAGGCGCCGGATCCCTCGACCCAGCGCTTCTATCTGAAGTGCCTGTCGAAGATGACTGGTGAGCTGGATTCCCAAATCAAGATCTACCGCACAGCCTGCGTCGTTCTAATCGGCATCGCCGTGGCGGTCGGGATCGCCGGAGTGGCGATGAAGCTTCTCTTCGTCGGCCTGGGTGGACTGCTGGTCGGTACCGCCACCGTGTTCCCGACCAACACGATGCTCCATACTCGCCGGAAAAAGGCACTCCTCGACGGCTACGAAGAAGGCTTGCGGCAGGAGCCTCCGGCCTCCGATGTGGTCCGTGCGGTGAAGGCATTCCTCGAGCGCCAGCTCAGAGGGGAGTCGTTCGCATGA
- a CDS encoding cytoplasmic protein, translated as MNRRQAHYDEFEASELFCSKCRQAQPVRKRLLLVLPQGNKYDYVCSVCGDSVGSKMDDDRDAFSVLRPK; from the coding sequence ATGAATCGCAGACAGGCTCACTACGACGAGTTCGAAGCTTCCGAGCTCTTTTGCTCGAAGTGCCGGCAGGCCCAGCCGGTGCGCAAGCGCCTGCTCCTGGTTCTGCCTCAGGGCAACAAGTACGACTACGTCTGCAGTGTCTGCGGCGATTCGGTCGGATCCAAGATGGACGACGACCGAGACGCGTTCTCGGTCCTGAGGCCGAAGTAG
- a CDS encoding fibronectin type III domain-containing protein, with the protein MIELSSSTIPFEEIGRVAATAKKAIIRDLVPGETYRVRIRAFNGVRSSKASKKAKFTAKN; encoded by the coding sequence GTGATCGAGCTTTCCTCCTCGACCATACCTTTCGAGGAGATCGGGCGCGTGGCGGCGACGGCCAAGAAGGCCATCATTCGCGACCTCGTGCCCGGAGAGACCTATCGCGTGCGCATCCGCGCCTTCAACGGCGTGCGATCGTCGAAGGCTTCGAAGAAGGCGAAGTTCACCGCCAAGAATTGA
- a CDS encoding radical SAM protein gives MCEQSDSPRLRQLLDSDKFQYSDVTADGSERAWVDFERLETLWFNTGTLCNIECRRCYIDSSPVNDRLSNLTAREVARFLDEIADLQLGTREIGFTGGEPFVNPDFPAMLEDTLDRGFEALVLTNAMRPMMRPAVQKSLQRLSRRHGRRLHLRVSLDHYTPELHEQERGPGSWSSTVRGIRWLADEGFRLSVAGRTCWGETEPVAREGYAGLFATENLPLNATDPSQLVLFPEMDAALDAPEITVDCWRVLGVRPSDMMCARSRMVVRRRGATSPAVVSCTLLPYDSRFELGGSLAEALGPVRLNHSHCARFCVLGGGSCSVSSQDRTEPEDLNSWR, from the coding sequence ATGTGCGAGCAGTCCGACAGTCCGCGCCTGAGGCAGCTCCTGGATTCCGACAAGTTCCAGTACTCCGACGTTACCGCCGACGGCTCGGAGAGAGCGTGGGTGGACTTCGAGCGCCTCGAGACCCTGTGGTTCAACACCGGCACGCTGTGCAACATCGAGTGCCGTCGTTGCTACATCGACTCGAGCCCGGTGAACGACCGGCTCTCCAATCTCACCGCCCGGGAGGTCGCGCGCTTTCTGGATGAGATCGCCGACTTGCAGCTGGGGACGCGCGAGATCGGCTTCACCGGTGGCGAGCCGTTCGTCAATCCGGACTTCCCGGCGATGCTCGAGGACACGCTGGATCGCGGCTTCGAGGCCCTGGTGCTGACCAACGCCATGCGGCCGATGATGAGGCCGGCGGTTCAAAAGAGCCTGCAACGCCTTAGCCGGAGGCACGGCAGACGGCTGCATCTGAGGGTCAGCCTCGATCACTACACGCCCGAGCTTCACGAGCAGGAGCGCGGACCCGGCTCCTGGAGCTCGACGGTTCGCGGGATTCGTTGGCTCGCCGACGAAGGCTTCCGCCTTTCGGTGGCCGGCCGCACTTGCTGGGGGGAGACGGAGCCGGTGGCCCGGGAGGGCTATGCGGGTCTGTTTGCGACCGAGAATCTGCCGCTGAACGCGACCGATCCGAGCCAGCTCGTGCTGTTTCCGGAGATGGACGCAGCTCTGGACGCGCCCGAGATCACCGTCGACTGCTGGCGCGTTTTGGGCGTCAGGCCGTCCGACATGATGTGCGCGAGAAGCCGGATGGTCGTCCGGCGGCGCGGGGCGACTTCGCCGGCCGTAGTGTCGTGCACGCTGTTGCCCTACGATTCCAGGTTCGAGCTCGGTGGCTCGCTGGCCGAGGCCCTCGGGCCGGTGCGCCTCAATCATTCGCATTGCGCCCGGTTCTGCGTCCTGGGCGGCGGCTCCTGCAGCGTCAGCTCACAGGACCGTACAGAGCCGGAGGACCTCAATTCTTGGCGGTGA
- a CDS encoding alpha/beta fold hydrolase, whose protein sequence is MEPQKRTVLIAALFVPIVFAVAAPSQAADEVTWTAADGMTLYGNVYSVEAGKAAPLVLLFHQAGGDARGEYANIIPRLLEAGYNVFAIDQRSGGSRFDGVNRTVAALDGRDYGYCDTYPDLEAALDQAKKLGFTGPRVAWGSSYSAALVLRLGAEHAQDLAGVLAFSPASGGPMASCKAEPFIPKLTLPALALRPASEMERDSVRQQFRLFEEHGIQTFVALNGVHGSSMLDADRVGDDVTPTWNVVMEFLAEAVSAAN, encoded by the coding sequence ATGGAGCCACAGAAACGGACTGTTCTCATCGCTGCTCTTTTCGTCCCGATCGTCTTTGCTGTCGCCGCCCCTTCGCAGGCGGCGGATGAAGTGACCTGGACCGCTGCCGACGGCATGACTCTGTACGGGAATGTCTATTCGGTCGAAGCCGGAAAAGCCGCCCCGCTGGTCCTGCTCTTTCACCAAGCCGGTGGCGATGCCCGGGGCGAGTACGCCAACATCATTCCGCGGCTGCTCGAGGCCGGATACAACGTTTTCGCCATCGATCAGCGTTCGGGCGGGAGCCGATTCGACGGTGTCAATCGCACGGTTGCCGCCCTCGACGGCCGGGACTACGGCTACTGCGACACCTATCCCGATCTCGAGGCCGCCCTCGACCAGGCCAAGAAGCTCGGCTTCACCGGCCCGCGCGTCGCTTGGGGGAGCAGCTACAGCGCCGCCCTGGTTCTCCGTCTGGGCGCGGAGCACGCCCAAGATCTCGCCGGCGTCCTCGCCTTCTCCCCGGCCTCCGGCGGGCCCATGGCCTCGTGCAAGGCGGAGCCGTTCATCCCGAAGCTCACCCTCCCCGCCCTCGCCCTGCGTCCCGCCTCCGAGATGGAGCGGGACAGCGTGCGGCAACAGTTCCGCTTGTTCGAGGAGCACGGGATTCAGACCTTTGTCGCGCTGAACGGTGTGCACGGCTCCTCGATGCTGGACGCCGACCGCGTCGGCGACGATGTGACGCCGACCTGGAATGTCGTTATGGAGTTCCTGGCCGAAGCCGTGTCGGCTGCGAACTGA